Part of the Streptomyces antimycoticus genome, GAGTCCCCGGCCGACGTCGAGTACGCGAAGTCGCTGTGCCAGACCTGCCCGCTGCGTGAGGCCTGCCTCGCCGGTGCCAAGGACCGCCGTGAGCCCTGGGGCGTCTGGGGCGGCGAGCTCTTCGTCCAGGGCGTGGTGGTGGCCCGCAAGCGGCCGCGTGGCCGTCCGCGTAAGAACCCGGTTGCGGCATGAGCACCCACGGCACCATCGATCGCCCAGCGACGCACGACCCCATGAAGCAGGTCCCGACGATGACCCCACCGGTCTCCGACACCCCAGCACCAGAAACCTTCGGCGCGCCCGAGTCGCGCCAGAACAGGAACCGAGAGATGCAACTCATCCAAGAAGCCCTGGCGCGTGCGCATATGCACGACCGGCTGCAGGAGGCCGAGTCCGAACGGCCCGCCGCTCGGCTCGCCGCCGCGCGCCGGATGCAGCGCCGCGCGGAGCGTGCCTCGCTCCGCGCCCGCCGCGCCCTGGCCATCGCGGTCATGCAGTGACCACCAGGTGCGCCACCGACCAGAGTCGGGGCTGACATCACCACACACTGACGGGTCATACCTCGACCCGTCGCGTGACCACAGAGGGCCGGTCCGATCGGACCGGCCCTTTGGCTACCCCGAAGCGCCCGCGCTCGGAGGCGACGCCACCCGGCACCAGAGACCGGCCGGGCGGCGCGCGTGCTCAGGCCGAGGTCTCCGCGGCCTCGGACTTCTCCTCGGTGCCTTGCGGGGCTTCGGTGGCTTCTCCGGTTCCGGTGGCCTCTCCGGCTTCGGCGGCTTCCCCGGTTCCGGCGCCCTCTTCGGCTTCGGCGCCTTCTTCGGCGCCGTCCTCGGGCTCCGGGTCCTCGGCGAAGCCGGGGACCCACGCTTCGAGTTCATCCCGCAGCCGCACCGTCGCGCCCAGCTGGCACAGCACGCCGATGGTGCTCAAGGTCACCCGGTGGATCAGCAGATAGGCGGGCGGCAGGTTCAGCTGATTGCCCAGCTCATAGACGGGGGAGTGACGATCGGCCACCCGCGCCGCCTGGCTGCGCAGCCACTGCCGGTCGAAGACGAACGCGTCGACCTGGGCCGGTTCGAGCATCGGCAGCAGAAAGTCCAGCAGGTCCTCCGGGTCCATCTCGATCGTCGGCTTGACGAACCCCTCCCCGCGCATCAGCTCGTAGACCCCCATGGCATCGCCCTGGAGCGCCATGCGCAGTGCGATGCCGATGGGCTCCGGAAGCCCTTCCGGGAGCCGGTTCACCGAACCGAAGTCCAGCACACCCAGCTTCCACCGCTCCGGCGGTCCGTCCGGGGCGTCACCGGTCAGCAGCCGGAAGTTCCCCGGATGCGGATCGGCGTGCAGCAGCCCGGTGCGCGACGCCCCCGAGAACAGGAAGCGGGCCAGCAGCTGCCCGGCGCGGTCCCGCTGCTCCTGGGTGCCGTCGGCTATCACCTCGGAGAGCGGTATCCCCTCCATCCATTCGGTGATCAGTATCTGATCGCTCTGGTGCACCACCTCGGGCACCACGATCTCCGTGTCCTGTGCGTACTCCTCTGCATGGGCCCGCTGGGACGCCGCCTCCAGTTCGTAGTCCAGCTCTTCGGCGACTCGCTCGCGCAACTCCGCGATCAGCGGCTTGACGTCCAGCCCCGGCACCAGCGGCCCCAGCACCCGGGCGAACCGGCTCAGTTGGTTGAGGTCGGACAGCAGCGCCTCGCCCGCCCCGGGTACTGCACCTTGACCGCCACCACGCGCCCGTCGTGCCAGACCGCCCGATGCACCTGCCCGATCGAGGCGGCCGCCGCCGGCTTGTCGTCGAACTCCTGGAACAGCTCCGGCCAGTCCGGGCCCAGCCGCTCCTCCAGCGCCGCGTGGACCGTGCGGCTGGGCATGGGAGGGGCCGCTTCCTGGAGCTTGGTCAGCGCCGCCCGGTAGGGCCTGGCTATCTCCTCGGGCAGGGCCGACTCGAAGACCGACATGGCCTGCCCGAGCTTCATGGCCCCTCCCTTGAGCTCACCGAGGACCTTGAACATCTGCTCGGCGGTGCGCTGCTGTACCTCGCGCGCGACCATCTCCGCCGGCCGTCCCCCTATCCGCTTCCCGAGCCCCCACGTGGCGCGCCCCGCGAATCCCAAGGGCAGCGCCGCCAGTTTGGCGGTACGGGTGATCGCCTTGCGCGGCAGATCGGTCATGCGCCCCTCCAACTACAGCCGTGCCATCCCGGAGGGTGGCCCCCGGGCCCCCGTCGCCCACTCCACGGACGTGGGTCACCCGGACATTGTCGCGTGCGGTGCCTCTGCGGCCGAGGCATATACGGCATCCTCCTCCCCGGCCGCTCCGCAGCGGCATCCGGGATGTGCTACGACCGGACGCGCCTCCCAGACGAGGGAGGGAAGCGCCAACTCCCACCGGACCCCCGCGCCCCCGGAGGGCCGGCCGTCGAGGAAGGCCAGCGCCTGCACCGCGGTGAGCCCCGCCACCACCATCGCCAGCGCCGCGTCACAGGCCGGGGCGGTCCGCCGCCGCCCGGACCGCCACTGCGCGAGCATCCGGGGCCAGACGGGCTCCCGCTCGGCCCGGCCCGCCGCGGCACAGCCCGCGCAGGGCGTCATGCCCGGCACCACCAGCGGCCCCACCACCCCCGTGGCCTCGATGACTCCCGCGTAAAGATGGGGTGTCCCGGAGGCGAGCAGCGGCTGGGCCGGGTCCGGATCCGGTGCGTACGCGGCGAGGCCGTCACGCGGGGCGATCACCACAAGCGCCAGACCGTGCTCTCCCGACGGGGTCCGCTCTTCCGCGGAGGTCCGCTCCCGGGCCGACCGACGCGGCAGCGGACCGGGCGCGGTCTGTCGCACCACGCGACGCGCGGCCACATCCCGGCGCTCCCCGATCTGATCGGCGGACAGCCCACCGGGAGCCACATCCCAGGGCTCGACACACCCCCCGTCCACCACATCGACCCGGCCGATCCCCGAGCCCGACAGCGCGGCCGCGACCGCCGCCCCGACCCGGCCGGCGCCCCGCACCTGCACCCGCATCGCCCGCCGCGCGGCGAGCAGCCGCGCCGCCGCCCCGGGCTCGGGATGCAGCACCGAGAGCGCCCCCGCGTCGGGCCGCAGCCGGTCCAGGGCCGCGGCGGGCTCACCGCCGTCCCTCGGCTCATCCAGCAGACCGGCCGCCGCCAGCCGGTCCACCAGTGCGTCGGCCCGCCCCTCCGGCAGCCCGATGGCCCGGGCCTCCTGCCGCAGCAGTGGCAGACCGCGGGTGCCGTCCAGCAGCTCCAGAAAGCTGCCCGTGGCCGTGTCCACCGGCCCCATCACCACCGCATGCGCCCGGGCCACCCCGAACTGGACCGTGTCCCGGCTCCGCCAGCCGCGCCGCAGCGCGGGCTTCAGCATCGGATGCATCGCCGTCTCCCCCGTTTGATGTTCTGTGCCTCTTCGTGCCTGTACTTGCCTATTCGTCACTTTTCGCGTCGAACTGCGTTGGTTCGCTTCCGTTGCACCGCCCTCAGCATGCGGGTAGGCGCCCGGAGCCCGCAGAGCGTTATCCACAGGCGGTGGAATAAGTCGTACGAACACCGGTCGTACAAGCCGTGCACACCGTGGAGTGGTTCGGTCCGCAACAAGGTGCGGGGCGGGACTTCCCCGGCGGCCAGCGGGTAACGTCGGGGCGTGCCCGCCGATCCGTCCTCTCGCACCGCGGGGGAGAGCCCCCGCAGCGCCGCGAGCGCACCGCGCACCGTCCCGAGCCCGCAGAGCCGAGGCTCGGGCGCGAGCGCGGTCGAGGTCCGCAGGAGCACCCGGCGGCGCAGGACGGTCTCCGCCTATCGCGAGGGCGACCGCACCGTCGTCCTCATCCCCGCCCGGATGTCCGAGGCGGAGGAGCAGCGCTGGGTGAGCGTCATGCTGGACAAGCTGGCCGCGCAGGAGAGCAAGCGGATGCTGGGCGACGCGGAGCTGGCCGCCCGCGCCGAACTGCTCTCCGGCCAGTACCTGGGCGGGCGGGCCCGGCCCGCCACCGTCCGCTGGGTCACCAACCAGAACACCCGCTGGGGGTCGTGCACGCCTGCCGAGGGCAGCATCCGGCTCTCGCACCGGCTCCAGGGCATGCCGGAGTACGTCGTGGACTATGTGCTCCTCCACGAGCTGGCCCATCTGCTGGTGCCGGGCCACGGCCGGCGCTTCTGGCAGCTCCTGGAGGCGTATCCGCGGACCGAGCGGGCGCGGGGCTATCTCGAAGGGGTGGTCGCCGCCGGGCGGTTGCCGCACCTCACCGGGCCCGGGGACGACCAGCCGTAGGGGACGACGCGGGTGCCGTAACGGAACCGCTCCCGTGCCGTAACGGAACCAGACCCGTGCGCCTTGGCGTCGCTCATAGTCGGCGGCAGCGGCTAGCCTGGCGCGCAATGCACTCACCGGTACGTCGATGGGGGACGGTCCTAACGTATGGCCAGGGAATTCCAGCGCGGCCACAAGGCCAGGATCAGTGATCTGACGGCCGGGAGGGATCTGTACGTCGGGGTGCAGATCGCCGGGCCCGGTCTGACGTTCGACATCAGCTGCTTCGGGCTCGACGCGGACGAGCGGCTGTCGGACGACCGCTACTTCATTTTCTTCAACCAGCCGAAGTCCCCTGAAGAAGCGATACAGCAACTCGGGGCGCAGGCCGGTGACACGGATTCGTTCCGCGTCACGCTCGACAGCATCCCCTCCACCATCCACAAGCTCTCCTTCACCGCGACCCTCGACGGCGCCGGGCAGATGTCGCAGATCGGCCCGGGCTATATCCGGATCGTCGCGGGCGGCGAGGAGGTGGCCCGGTATTCCTTCACCGGTTCGGAGTTCAGCACCGAACGCGCGGTGATGCTGGGCGACTTCTACCTCAAGGACGTCTGGCGGTTCGCCGCCGTCGGACAGGGCTTCGACGGGGGACTGGACGCGCTGCTCAAGAACTTCGGCGGTGAGGTGGCCGAGGAGGAGCCCGCCCCCGCGCCCGCCCAGGGTGCCGCGCCCGGTTTCGCGCCGCCCGGCCAGGCGGCCCCCGCCCCGGGCTTCGCGCCCCCGGCCGCGACCGCTGCCCCGGCCGCCCCGGCGCCGCCCGCACCGCAGCCCGCTCCCGCCTTCGGCGCTCCCCAGGGAACGCCGCCGCAGGGCACGCCTCCGCAGGGAACGCCGCCTCAGGGAACGCCGCCTCAGGGAACGCCGCCTCAGGGGATGCCGCCCCAAGGGGTGCCCGCCCCGGGCACGCCCCCGCAGGGCGTTCAGCCACCCGCCCCTGGCACCCCCCAGATGCACGGCGCCCCGACCATCGCCGCACCCATCGCGCCGCCCGGCCCAGGCCAGGTGCCACCCCCTGGCCAGGTGCCCCCACCCGGCCAGGTGCCGCCGCCCCGCCTCCGGGCCAGTTCCCGGGCCAGCAGGCCCCCTTCGGACAGCCGCCGGGCCAGACCCCGCCCGCCCCCGCGCCGTACGGCCAGCCGCCCGCCCAGCCGTACCCCGGCCAGGCCGGTCAGCCCGGTTCGGGCCAGCCGGGCCAGCCCGCTCCTTACGGTCAGCAGCAGGCCATGGGCGTCCCCCAGGGCGGCGGTGGCGCGCCCGGGCTCCAGGCCGCGCTCGCCCAGTACCGCGAGGCGCCCACCGGCCAGCGCTGGACGCCGCAGAACCCCCGGCTGATGCGGGTCGACCTCGGCGTCGGCGGGCAGCCCGTGCTCGCCCGTCAGGGCACGATGGTGCTCTACCAGGGCAAGGTCGACTTCAGCTACAAGGGCGCCGGCTTCCGCGGCCGGATCGTCGGCAACGCGACCGGCCAGGAGATGCAGCTCATGCGCTGCACCGGCCAGGGCCAGGTCTTCCTCGCCGAGAACGCCGCCGAACTCCACCCGATCGAGCTCCAGGGCGACGCCATCTGTGTCGCCGCCGAGAACGTGCTCGCCTTCGACGAGTCGCTGCACCACGAGGTGCGCCGGATCGAGGGCCATGGCATCCCCGGCGGCGCGCTGTTCACCATGCAGTTCCAGGGCACCGGCACCGTCGTGGTGAAGACCGAGGGCACGCCGGTCGTCCTCCCCGTCACCCCGACCACCTTCGCCGACAGCAACGCCATCGTGGCGTGGTCCGCCGGATCCCAGGTGATCATCTCCAGCCAGGTGCGGCTGCGCCGCAGCGCCTATCCCGGCCACAGCGGGGAGACCGTGAACCTCCAGTTCCGTGGCGCGCCCGGCAACTTCATCGTCGTCCAGCCCTACGAGGTCTGAAGGAGCCCGTCATGGACCAGCAAATGATCTCGGGCTTCGCACCCGCCCCGGTCGCCGCCCGCATGGAGAACCACGGCGCCAGCATGCTCAAGGTCGCCATGCAGAGCGGCCAGGACCTCTTCGCCCGCACCGGCTCGATGGTGGCCTACGAGGGCTTCGTCCAGTACGAGCCCAACCCGCCCGCGGTACGTCAGATGGCCTCCCAGTGGCTGACCGGCGAGGGCGCCCCGCTGATGCGGTGCAGCGGCGACGGGCTGCTCTACCTCGCCGACTACGGGGCCAACGTCGTCTGCATCAACCTCAACGGTGACGCGCTGTCGGTCAACGGCACCAACCTCCTCGCCTTCGACGCGCATCTCCAGTGGGGCGTCGAACGGGTCAAGGGCATCGCCAAGTTCGCCGGGCAGGGCCTGTTCAACGTGGGTGTCTCCGGCACCGGCTGGGTCGCCCTGACCTCGCGCGGCACGCCGATCGTGGTCGACTGCGGCCGCGGTGAGGACGAGACCTATGTGGACCCGGACGCACTCGTGGCCTGGTCCTCGGGGCTCAAGGTGAAGGGCAAGCGCAGCTTCAAGGCGTCGTCCCTGATCGGCCGGGGCAGCGGCGAGGCATATCAGCTCGGTTTCTCCGGGCAGGGCTTCGTCGTCGTACAGCCCAGTGAGGACAGCACCGACCGGCTCCGGGCCCGGGGCTGAGGGGGAGGGATACCAGATGCAGAGCCCGCTTTTCGCCTTCACCGAGGCCCAGACGCAGGACCGCTACGCGCTGCAGAACCCGCAGCTGCTGCGGGTCGCCCTGAGCGGCCATGAGGATGTGCTCGCCCGTAAGGGCAGCATGGTCGCCTATCAGGGGCTCATCGAGTTCGACGGCGAGTACCAGACGCCGGGGCAGCGCATGACCCGCAGCCGCGCCGGTGAGGGCCTGGACCTGATGCGCTGCTCCGGGCAGGGCACGGTCTACCTCGCCAACCTCGCCCAGCACATCCATGTGATGGACGTGGACCACGACGGGCTGACCGTCGACAGCTCCTATGTGCTCGCGCTCGACTCCACGCTGCACTGGGAGACGATCGCGGTGGACAGCCAGTACGGGATCTCCGGCTCCGGCAAGTACAACCTCAACATCTCCGGCCACGGCAAGGTCGCGCTGATGACCTCGGGGCAGCCGCTGCTGCTCCAGGTCACCCCCGACAAGTACGTCAACGTCGACGCGGACGCCATCGTCGCCTGGTCCAGCTCGCTGCGGGTCCAGATGCAGGCGCAGACGCACTCCTCGGGCGTCTGGCGGCGGCGCGGCAACACCGGCGAGGGCTGGGAGCTCAGCTTCCTCGGCCAGGGCTACGCGCTGGTGCAGCCCAGTGAGCTGCTCCCGCCGCAGAACGCGGTGGTCGGGGGCGGCATGGCCGCGCAGTTCGGCATGGGCCAGCAGGGCGCCCGCGGTCAGAACCAGGGCAACATCTTCAGCAACTGACCGAGGCCACGGTGATCACGCTGATGGAGCACGGCGGCCGCGGACTCCCGGTTCGCGGCCGACGCGCTCCTCAGAGCAGCGCGCGGGTGCGCGTCACCAGGTGCCGCACCGACTCATCGGCCACGTCCGCCACCTCGTCGTAGCCGAACCAGCGCAGATCCAGTGACTCGTCGCTGATCGCCGCCACCGCACCCCGGGGCGCGACCGCCGCGTACTGGACGTCCAGATGCCAGGCGCAGGGGGTGTGGTGCCGGTCGAGCCGCACCGGGCCGCCCGGCAGCAGCATCAGCCCCTCGATCCCGGACTCCTCGGTGGCCTCGCGCAGCGCCGCGCCCGCGAGCGTGGCGTCGTCCGGCTCGCAGTGGCCGCCCATCTGCAGCCACATCCGCAGCTTCCGGTGCAGGGTGAGCAGCACGCGCTCCCGGTCCAGGTCGACCACCAGCGCGCTCGCCGTGATGTGGCCGTCCCCGCACGCCTTCCACATGCCGTCCGGATACGCGGCCAGATGGTCGCCGTAATGCTGCCGCAGCCGCTCCTGGGCGGCATCGGGCGCGGGCCACTCGGTGAGCACCCGCGCCGTGTCCTGGTGCAGACTCACTTCTCGCCGTCGCCCCGGTCGTCGTCCTCGCTGCCCTCGCTGCCCTCGCTGTCCTTACGGAGGTCGGGGCGCTCGGGGTCGTCCTTACGGAGGTCGGGATGGTCGGGGCCGTCCTTACGGTCCTCACCGCCCGCCGCCTCGCCGAGCATCTTGTCCAGCTCGGAGAAGTCGAGCTGCTCGCCGTGGACGAAGCCGTCCGGGTCGTCGAGGTCCTGCGCGGTCGGCAGCATGTCCGGATGCGCCCACAGCCCGTCGCGCCCCTCCAGACCCCGGGCGTCGGTCAGCGAGGCCCACAGCCGGGAGGCGTCCCGCAGCCGGCGTGGCCGCAGCTCCAGGCCGATCAGCGTGGCGAAGGTCTGCTCGGCGGGGCCGCCGCTCGCCCGGCGCCGTCGCAGCGTCTCGCGCAGGGCGTCGGCGGAGGGCAGATGCGGCTTGGCGGCGGCGTGCACCACCGCGTCCACCCAGCCCTCGACCAGCGCCAGAGCGGTCTCCAGACGCGCCAGCGCGGCCTTCTGCTCGGGGGTGTCCTCGGGCTGGAACATGCCCTGCTGCAGTGCCTCCTGCAGCTGCTCGGGGTGGGTCGGGTCGAGCTGGCCGACCGCGTCCTCCAGCTTGGCGGTGTCGACCTTGATGCCGCGGGCGTACCCCTCGACCGCGCCGAAGAGGTGCGAGCGCAGCCACGGCACATGGGCGAAGAGCCGCTGGTGGGCCGCCTCGCGCAGGGCCAGATACAGCCGGACCTCTTCCTTGGGCACGCCGAGGCCGGAGCCGAGCGCCGCGATGTTGACCGGCAGCAGGGCCGCCTTGCCCGCCGGGCCCAGCGGCAGCCCGATATCGGTCGAGCCGACCACCTCGCCGGCCAGCACGCCCAGTGCCTGCCCGATCTGGGTGCCGAACATGGCGCCGCCCATCGAGCGCATCATCCCGAGCAGCGGGCCGGCCAT contains:
- a CDS encoding ThiF family adenylyltransferase; this translates as MHPMLKPALRRGWRSRDTVQFGVARAHAVVMGPVDTATGSFLELLDGTRGLPLLRQEARAIGLPEGRADALVDRLAAAGLLDEPRDGGEPAAALDRLRPDAGALSVLHPEPGAAARLLAARRAMRVQVRGAGRVGAAVAAALSGSGIGRVDVVDGGCVEPWDVAPGGLSADQIGERRDVAARRVVRQTAPGPLPRRSARERTSAEERTPSGEHGLALVVIAPRDGLAAYAPDPDPAQPLLASGTPHLYAGVIEATGVVGPLVVPGMTPCAGCAAAGRAEREPVWPRMLAQWRSGRRRTAPACDAALAMVVAGLTAVQALAFLDGRPSGGAGVRWELALPSLVWEARPVVAHPGCRCGAAGEEDAVYASAAEAPHATMSG
- a CDS encoding AIM24 family protein, with the protein product MDQQMISGFAPAPVAARMENHGASMLKVAMQSGQDLFARTGSMVAYEGFVQYEPNPPAVRQMASQWLTGEGAPLMRCSGDGLLYLADYGANVVCINLNGDALSVNGTNLLAFDAHLQWGVERVKGIAKFAGQGLFNVGVSGTGWVALTSRGTPIVVDCGRGEDETYVDPDALVAWSSGLKVKGKRSFKASSLIGRGSGEAYQLGFSGQGFVVVQPSEDSTDRLRARG
- a CDS encoding WhiB family transcriptional regulator: MQLNAHAPSASTDLNRPPDSSEDSLTPLTALTELDEAIENLGVAVPCRSYDPEVFFAESPADVEYAKSLCQTCPLREACLAGAKDRREPWGVWGGELFVQGVVVARKRPRGRPRKNPVAA
- a CDS encoding zinc-dependent metalloprotease yields the protein MSDTPFGFGLPPEEPEDGDDGKKKGGQGGEQGPANPFGFGGGPGGADNPFAAMFGSLNPGDLGAAFQQLGQMLSYEGGPVNWDMAKDIARQTVARGTADGSKDESVGPADRAAVQEAVRLADLWLDGVTSLPSGSGSAVAWSRAEWVDATLPVWKDLVDPVAERVGAAMGDVLPEEMQAMAGPLLGMMRSMGGAMFGTQIGQALGVLAGEVVGSTDIGLPLGPAGKAALLPVNIAALGSGLGVPKEEVRLYLALREAAHQRLFAHVPWLRSHLFGAVEGYARGIKVDTAKLEDAVGQLDPTHPEQLQEALQQGMFQPEDTPEQKAALARLETALALVEGWVDAVVHAAAKPHLPSADALRETLRRRRASGGPAEQTFATLIGLELRPRRLRDASRLWASLTDARGLEGRDGLWAHPDMLPTAQDLDDPDGFVHGEQLDFSELDKMLGEAAGGEDRKDGPDHPDLRKDDPERPDLRKDSEGSEGSEDDDRGDGEK
- a CDS encoding M48 metallopeptidase family protein, which codes for MPADPSSRTAGESPRSAASAPRTVPSPQSRGSGASAVEVRRSTRRRRTVSAYREGDRTVVLIPARMSEAEEQRWVSVMLDKLAAQESKRMLGDAELAARAELLSGQYLGGRARPATVRWVTNQNTRWGSCTPAEGSIRLSHRLQGMPEYVVDYVLLHELAHLLVPGHGRRFWQLLEAYPRTERARGYLEGVVAAGRLPHLTGPGDDQP
- a CDS encoding AIM24 family protein, whose product is MQSPLFAFTEAQTQDRYALQNPQLLRVALSGHEDVLARKGSMVAYQGLIEFDGEYQTPGQRMTRSRAGEGLDLMRCSGQGTVYLANLAQHIHVMDVDHDGLTVDSSYVLALDSTLHWETIAVDSQYGISGSGKYNLNISGHGKVALMTSGQPLLLQVTPDKYVNVDADAIVAWSSSLRVQMQAQTHSSGVWRRRGNTGEGWELSFLGQGYALVQPSELLPPQNAVVGGGMAAQFGMGQQGARGQNQGNIFSN
- a CDS encoding NUDIX hydrolase, whose amino-acid sequence is MSLHQDTARVLTEWPAPDAAQERLRQHYGDHLAAYPDGMWKACGDGHITASALVVDLDRERVLLTLHRKLRMWLQMGGHCEPDDATLAGAALREATEESGIEGLMLLPGGPVRLDRHHTPCAWHLDVQYAAVAPRGAVAAISDESLDLRWFGYDEVADVADESVRHLVTRTRALL